A genomic window from Lycium barbarum isolate Lr01 chromosome 4, ASM1917538v2, whole genome shotgun sequence includes:
- the LOC132635874 gene encoding uncharacterized protein LOC132635874 isoform X3 — MGEEKIVRHLCRHQLFILEILLKVHVNMKRQKKSEERRGVKMFQASKLERSTLLGGYRGRVVGIYVGSCNYKIKNSKSILSLKKVQSKIEVQKVFILLVVV, encoded by the exons ATGGGAGAAGAAAAAATTGTTCGTCACCTCTGTCGGCATCAATTGTTCATCTTAGAGATCCTTCTCAAG GTCCATGTGAATATGAAAAGGCAAAAAAAGAGTGAGGAAAGAAGAGGTGTAAAGATGTTTCAAGCCTCAAAGCTGGAGAGAA GTACACTCTTGGGCGGATATCGAGGAAGAGTAGTTGGAATATACGTGGGAAGCTGCAACTATAAG ATTAAGAATTCGAAGTCGATCCTATCCTTGAAGAAAGTGCAGAGCAAAATTGAAGTACAAAAAGTTTTTATTTTGTTAGTGGTGGTTTAA
- the LOC132635874 gene encoding uncharacterized protein LOC132635874 isoform X1: MYSISSSLCFSFLSSMKRALCFLRRTLSEASPCLCFLIRAFKRTDHIKVHVNMKRQKKSEERRGVKMFQASKLERSTLLGGYRGRVVGIYVGSCNYKIKNSKSILSLKKVQSKIEVQKVFILLVVV, encoded by the exons ATGTATTCTATTTCTTCTTCTCTCTGTTTCAGTTTTTTGTCTTCAATGAAGCGAGCGCTTTGCTTCTTGCGTCGCACTTTAAGCGAAGCGAGTCCTTGTCTCTGTTTTCTGATTCGCGCTTTCAAAAGAACTGATCATATAAAG GTCCATGTGAATATGAAAAGGCAAAAAAAGAGTGAGGAAAGAAGAGGTGTAAAGATGTTTCAAGCCTCAAAGCTGGAGAGAA GTACACTCTTGGGCGGATATCGAGGAAGAGTAGTTGGAATATACGTGGGAAGCTGCAACTATAAG ATTAAGAATTCGAAGTCGATCCTATCCTTGAAGAAAGTGCAGAGCAAAATTGAAGTACAAAAAGTTTTTATTTTGTTAGTGGTGGTTTAA
- the LOC132635874 gene encoding uncharacterized protein LOC132635874 isoform X2, translating to MKRALCFLRRTLSEASPCLCFLIRAFKRTDHIKVHVNMKRQKKSEERRGVKMFQASKLERSTLLGGYRGRVVGIYVGSCNYKIKNSKSILSLKKVQSKIEVQKVFILLVVV from the exons ATGAAGCGAGCGCTTTGCTTCTTGCGTCGCACTTTAAGCGAAGCGAGTCCTTGTCTCTGTTTTCTGATTCGCGCTTTCAAAAGAACTGATCATATAAAG GTCCATGTGAATATGAAAAGGCAAAAAAAGAGTGAGGAAAGAAGAGGTGTAAAGATGTTTCAAGCCTCAAAGCTGGAGAGAA GTACACTCTTGGGCGGATATCGAGGAAGAGTAGTTGGAATATACGTGGGAAGCTGCAACTATAAG ATTAAGAATTCGAAGTCGATCCTATCCTTGAAGAAAGTGCAGAGCAAAATTGAAGTACAAAAAGTTTTTATTTTGTTAGTGGTGGTTTAA